The Deltaproteobacteria bacterium genomic interval CACGGTTTCGCCGCCGAGAAGGCTGTAGCGGCCGGTAACGGGCGCACTGATCTCCGACGTGCGCCGGGTTTGTGCGGTCGCTTCCAGAGCGACGGCCATGGTCAGAACGAGAACCTGGATCAGTGTCCGCATCGATCACCTCTTGCGACGCGACGTACCATGAGCGCGCGCCGTGTCACGAAAAAAGCGCCGGTGTGCCGCGTTGCGTGGACCGCGCCGCGCTTCCCCGCTATGTAGCGCCCGTGACTTCGTCGCTGGACGCCAAGCGGGACCAGGTGATCGCGCGGCTGCGTTCCCTGGGCAGCGTGCTGGTCGCGTACTCCGGCGGCGTGGATTCCGCCTTGCTGCTGGCGCTCGCGATCGATGCTCTGGGAGAGCGCGCCGTCGCGTTCACCGCCCTCTCGGCCGCCGTCCCTCCGGATGAGCTGGAGGGAGCGCGTGTCGTTGCCCAGCATCTCGGAGCGCGACATATCGAGAAGGCATCCGCGGAGCTGGAAGATCCCCGCTATGCCGCGAACCCGGTGAACCGGTGCTACTTCTGCAAGACCGAGCTGTACACGCTCGCCACCGCCGAGGCGCGGGCGCTCGGACTGGCCGCCGTCGTCTCCGGAACCAACGCCGACGAGCTCGCCGACTACCGGCCGGGCTTGCAGGCGGCGTCCGAGCACGAAGTGGTGCAGCCGCTGGCGGAGGCGGCGTTGACGAAGGCAGAGATCCGCGAGCTGAGCCGCGACCTGAAGCTTCCCACCTGGGACAAACCGCAGCAGCCGTGTCTCTCCTCGCGGATTCCTTACGGAACCGAGGTGACGCCGGAGCGACTCGCGCAGCTCGCCGAGAGCGAGATGGCGCTCCGCAAGCTGGGGCTGCGCGAATTCCGCGTGCGCTATCATGGAGAGATCGCGCGCATCGAGGCCGGGGAGGCCGACTTCGATCGCCTCGTGCGCGTGCGTGCGGACGCCCTGGCCGCGCTGAAGGCCGCCGGCTTCAAATTCGTCACCATCGATCTCGAGCCGTTCCGCTCCGGCCGCCTGAACGAGGCCGCGGGCCTGGTCCCTCTACGCCGGTAGGGTTGGAAATCGTTTTCTCATTGTCCGCCGTGCGGAGCGCCTCCAGATTGCGCGAGGGGGGATGGCATGCGCTCGCCGGCCTGGGTCGCGCTGATTGCGCTGCTCTGCGGATGTGCTGGCGGCTCCAGCGGCGAGGGGTCCGTCGACAAAAGACAGTTGCCGGTAGTGACCAGCCTGACGTTGACCTCGGCGAGCGACGCTCTGCGCGTCGACGCCTCCTGGCAATCCGCCGGGCCGCGGTTTTCATACGCCGTCGCGCGGACTGACGGCGTCGTCCGGACGCTCGCGAGCGTCTCGGGAACGTCCTACTCCGTGACCGGGCTCGTGCCGGGCGAAAGCATCTGTATCGCCGTCGCCGCTGTCGCGGAACGCATGACCGGACCCATGAGTGCGGCCGTGTGCGCGACCGCTCTCGACACGCCGCGCCCGCCGGCAAGCGTTCGGGCCGAAGGGATTGCGTCAGGCCTTCTGATCGACTGGACTGCGCTGCCCGATGGACCTCCCATCGAGGGATGGGACGTCGTCGTCTCGGGGAATGAATCGAGTCTGCCGGCAACTCTCCATTCCATGACGGCGACCGGGTTGACCGACGGCACGAGATACGAAATCGCCGTCTATGCACGCAACGCCGGTGGTCGTTC includes:
- the larE gene encoding ATP-dependent sacrificial sulfur transferase LarE — encoded protein: MTSSLDAKRDQVIARLRSLGSVLVAYSGGVDSALLLALAIDALGERAVAFTALSAAVPPDELEGARVVAQHLGARHIEKASAELEDPRYAANPVNRCYFCKTELYTLATAEARALGLAAVVSGTNADELADYRPGLQAASEHEVVQPLAEAALTKAEIRELSRDLKLPTWDKPQQPCLSSRIPYGTEVTPERLAQLAESEMALRKLGLREFRVRYHGEIARIEAGEADFDRLVRVRADALAALKAAGFKFVTIDLEPFRSGRLNEAAGLVPLRR